From the genome of Periplaneta americana isolate PAMFEO1 chromosome 15, P.americana_PAMFEO1_priV1, whole genome shotgun sequence, one region includes:
- the LOC138714821 gene encoding phytanoyl-CoA dioxygenase, peroxisomal-like, with protein MAAERMKIIFQHLHRRPDDAFTPSFSETAAVASYPTTDSYRYTLSNPLLSKSQRDFYEENGYLVIPKLIDDDLIEEFRQRFLGICDGRIPKGNMTLMKDVSLRNTDVKGEFLYYKVQDFVWDEVLSKYILHPKVLDYVECFTGPNIKAMHSMLINKPPDSGKMTSKHPLHQDLHYFPFRPADRIVASWTAMERVNEDNGCLVVIPGSHKGNLLPHDYPKWDHGVNKAFHRVEGYEDHPLVPLHMEKGDTVFFHPILIHGSGINKTKGFRKAISCHYGASECEYIEVGGTTQENIAKEIEEMAVKRGIHLDFQSLWKYRGRLARGKEISL; from the exons ATGGCAGCCGAAAGAATGAAGATAATATTTCAGCATCTTCATAGACGACCTGATGATGCCTTTACTCCT AGCTTCTCTGAGACAGCTGCTGTAGCAAGTTACCCAACTACAGATTCTTACAGATACACGTTAAGCAATCCTCTTCTCAGCAAGAGCCAGAGagatttttatgaagaaaatggTTACCTCGTTATCCCAAAACTAATTGATGATGACTTAATAGAAGAATTCCG CCAAAGGTTCCTGGGTATTTGTGATGGCAGAATTCCAAAAGGAAACATGACTCTCATGAAAGATGTTTCTTTGAGAAACACGGATGTTAAAGGCGAATTTCTGTATTACAAAGTGCAAGATTTTGTTTGGGATGAAGTTTTATCCAAGTATATTCTGCATCCCAAG GTACTTGATTATGTTGAATGTTTCACTGGACCCAACATCAAAGCTATGCATTCTATGCTTATCAACAAGCCACCAGATTCAGGAAAAATGACATCAAAGCATCCATTGCATCAG GATCTCCACTACTTCCCATTCAGACCTGCGGATCGCATTGTTGCATCATGGACTGCAATGGAGAGGGTGAACGAAGATAATGGCTGCCTGGTTGTTATTCCCGGGAGTCATAAAGGAAATCTTCTGCCTCATGACTATCCAAAATGGGAt CATGGTGTCAACAAGGCATTCCATCGAGTTGAAGGATATGAAGATCATCCCTTGGTACCACTTCACATGGAGAAGGGAGACACAGTATTTTTCCATCCTATCCTAATTCACGGTTCTGGCATAAACAAAACCAAG GGATTCCGTAAAGCTATCTCTTGCCACTATGGTGCATCTGAATGCGAGTACATTGAAGTAGGTGGAACAACACAGGAAAATATTGCAAAAGAAATTGAGGAAATGGCTGTCAAGAGAGGAATTCATCTAGACTTTCAG